A genomic segment from Halorubrum depositum encodes:
- a CDS encoding thioredoxin domain-containing protein, translated as MERTRRSLLAGAASVGVVGAAGCLGGGGGGSGGNTIDPGEYDCDLSEPSDPDLEFRPVIGDPESDVVVQSFVDFTCGHCATYELEHFPAIREEYVAPGEVRYEHWDFPIPVNEAWAVPVASAARGVGARQGPEAFFEFASTAFESQGSYSGEAIGAAADAAGADPCAAIADAQFAAYEEASMSDRSEGESMGVQGTPTIFVNGEPTDDYRAETVAAAIESAL; from the coding sequence ATGGAACGCACGCGGCGGTCCCTGCTCGCGGGTGCGGCGTCGGTCGGCGTCGTCGGCGCGGCGGGGTGTCTCGGCGGCGGAGGCGGCGGGAGCGGCGGCAACACCATCGACCCAGGAGAGTACGACTGCGACCTCTCGGAGCCGTCGGACCCGGACCTGGAGTTCCGGCCCGTCATCGGCGACCCCGAGTCCGACGTCGTCGTGCAGTCGTTCGTGGACTTCACCTGCGGTCACTGCGCCACCTACGAGCTGGAGCACTTCCCGGCGATCCGCGAGGAGTACGTCGCTCCCGGGGAGGTGCGCTACGAGCACTGGGACTTCCCGATCCCCGTCAACGAGGCGTGGGCGGTCCCCGTCGCCAGCGCCGCCCGCGGCGTGGGCGCGCGTCAGGGTCCGGAGGCGTTCTTCGAGTTCGCCTCGACGGCGTTCGAGTCGCAGGGCAGCTACAGCGGCGAGGCGATCGGCGCCGCCGCCGACGCCGCCGGCGCGGACCCCTGCGCCGCCATCGCCGACGCGCAGTTCGCGGCGTACGAGGAGGCCTCGATGAGCGACCGGAGCGAGGGCGAGTCGATGGGCGTTCAGGGGACGCCGACAATCTTCGTGAACGGCGAGCCGACCGACGACTACCGCGCGGAGACGGTCGCGGCCGCGATCGAATCGGCGCTGTAA